Proteins encoded together in one Streptomyces sp. NA04227 window:
- a CDS encoding MFS transporter, which yields MAAARTTEALGGPGPVRRALRAVGRALHRPFTGTARQIRRATHAHGAGESGLGKLIELHAVNGAGDVMVTVALASTVFFSVPTDEARGRVALYLAITMAPFTLLAPVIGPLLDRLPHGRRAAMAGSMLARALLALLLSGAVATGGLELYPAALGVLVSSKAYGVVRSAVVPRLLPPNFSLVKANSRVTLGGLLATAVAAPAAAGLHQIGPQWPLYGAFVLFVTGMFLSLSMPPKVDSARGEAKALLAADEEHLHRPRTKKERKDRKPGLRTVGPSVTHALGANASLRGLSGFLIFFLAFLLREEPLAGQSAAVSLGIVGVAAGTGNALGTAVGAWLKARGPEIIIVTVVGVVCGIAVCAAVFFGAVGVAALGACAGFAQALAKLSLDALIQRDVPEQVRTSAFARSETLLQVSWVLGGAIGIALPLVGSLGMSVAASIVALGWLTTLRGLLTAARHGPKRARLA from the coding sequence GTGGCAGCTGCCAGGACGACCGAGGCACTCGGCGGACCGGGACCCGTGCGACGGGCCCTCCGCGCGGTGGGCCGTGCCCTGCACCGGCCCTTCACCGGTACGGCGCGGCAGATCCGCCGGGCCACGCACGCGCACGGGGCCGGCGAGTCGGGGCTCGGCAAGCTGATCGAGCTGCACGCGGTGAACGGCGCCGGGGACGTCATGGTCACCGTGGCCCTCGCCTCGACCGTGTTCTTCTCGGTGCCCACCGACGAGGCGCGCGGCCGGGTCGCCCTCTATCTCGCGATCACCATGGCGCCGTTCACCCTGCTCGCCCCGGTGATCGGCCCGCTGCTCGACCGGCTCCCGCACGGTCGCCGGGCCGCGATGGCCGGTTCCATGCTGGCCCGCGCGCTGCTCGCGCTGTTGCTCTCCGGCGCGGTGGCGACCGGCGGCCTGGAGTTGTATCCGGCGGCGCTCGGCGTGCTGGTGTCCTCCAAGGCGTACGGGGTGGTGCGCAGTGCCGTCGTACCGCGTCTGCTGCCGCCGAACTTCTCGCTGGTCAAAGCCAATTCACGGGTGACGCTCGGCGGGCTGCTCGCGACCGCGGTGGCGGCTCCGGCCGCGGCGGGGCTGCACCAGATCGGGCCGCAGTGGCCGTTGTACGGGGCGTTCGTCCTGTTCGTCACGGGCATGTTCCTCTCGCTGTCGATGCCGCCGAAGGTCGACTCGGCCCGCGGAGAGGCCAAGGCCCTGCTCGCGGCCGACGAGGAGCATCTGCACCGGCCGAGGACGAAGAAGGAGCGCAAGGACCGCAAGCCGGGACTGCGTACCGTCGGACCGTCCGTCACCCACGCGCTCGGCGCGAACGCCTCGCTGCGCGGCCTGTCCGGATTCCTCATCTTCTTCCTGGCGTTCCTGCTGCGCGAGGAGCCGCTGGCGGGGCAGAGCGCCGCGGTCTCGCTGGGGATAGTGGGCGTCGCGGCGGGCACCGGCAACGCCCTGGGTACGGCGGTGGGTGCCTGGCTGAAGGCGCGCGGGCCGGAGATCATCATCGTGACCGTGGTCGGGGTCGTGTGCGGGATCGCCGTCTGCGCGGCGGTGTTCTTCGGCGCGGTCGGGGTGGCCGCCCTCGGCGCCTGCGCCGGTTTCGCGCAGGCGCTCGCCAAGCTGTCGCTGGACGCGCTGATCCAGCGGGACGTCCCCGAGCAGGTGCGCACCTCGGCCTTCGCACGTTCCGAGACCCTGCTCCAGGTGTCCTGGGTGCTCGGCGGCGCGATCGGTATCGCCCTGCCGCTGGTCGGTTCGCTGGGCATGTCGGTGGCCGCCTCGATCGTCGCCCTTGGCTGGCTGACGACCCTGCGCGGACTGCTCACCGCCGCACGGCACGGACCGAAACGCGCCCGCCTGGCCTGA
- a CDS encoding futalosine hydrolase, protein MVLQAQEGLLTSAARRVLIATAVPQERDAVARAFPATDRPRQVRLPGAQLHRMVVGTTDVHRVVAATTDAAAPAATCFDLLAAGVGPARAAAATATALTAATLAGEPYDLVVSTGIGGGFAPGAPVGALVVADRITVADLGAEAPGSADGFLPVTALGFGTVTHHCPESLAGALAAALDCVTGEVLTVSTVTGSAARTAELRARHPRAVAEAMEGFGVAEAAAAHGCPVLEVRAVSNPVGPRDREAWRLGEAFAALTAGFRKFPQVLESWQGEGSEA, encoded by the coding sequence GTGGTCCTTCAAGCTCAAGAAGGACTCCTGACCTCCGCCGCCCGGCGCGTACTGATCGCCACCGCCGTCCCGCAGGAGCGGGACGCGGTGGCGCGCGCGTTCCCGGCCACCGACCGCCCCCGGCAGGTACGTCTGCCCGGGGCGCAGTTGCATCGGATGGTTGTCGGCACGACGGATGTGCATCGGGTGGTGGCCGCTACGACGGATGCGGCGGCTCCCGCCGCCACCTGCTTCGATCTGCTCGCCGCCGGGGTCGGCCCGGCCCGGGCGGCCGCCGCCACGGCGACCGCGCTGACGGCCGCGACGCTGGCGGGTGAGCCGTACGACCTGGTGGTCAGTACGGGCATCGGCGGCGGCTTCGCGCCCGGGGCGCCGGTCGGTGCGCTGGTGGTCGCCGACCGGATCACCGTGGCCGACCTGGGTGCCGAGGCCCCCGGCAGCGCGGACGGTTTCCTGCCGGTCACCGCGCTCGGCTTCGGCACGGTGACCCACCACTGCCCCGAGTCCCTCGCGGGAGCCCTCGCCGCGGCCCTGGACTGTGTCACCGGCGAAGTGCTCACCGTCTCCACGGTGACCGGATCCGCCGCCCGCACCGCCGAGCTGCGGGCCCGGCACCCGCGGGCGGTGGCCGAGGCGATGGAGGGCTTCGGGGTGGCCGAGGCGGCCGCCGCGCACGGCTGTCCCGTACTGGAGGTCCGGGCCGTGTCCAACCCGGTCGGGCCGCGCGACCGGGAGGCCTGGCGGCTCGGGGAGGCGTTCGCGGCACTGACCGCCGGATTCCGGAAATTCCCGCAGGTGCTGGAGAGTTGGCAAGGAGAGGGCTCGGAGGCGTGA
- a CDS encoding DUF2771 domain-containing protein yields MTSLPAAEPHVTSAPAHRRRAVAVLGAVSAGLLALSACDKPTPVVTITVGTDSVNSEASCYDEDKPLKATEIQDCLQDDKDIESISVDPDETVRFGVDKKIADEGWVILLNGQPATNPSKKTYMTLPGSAFFNPQLGIKGDDITISIAEGSGKDVHGLWSFKLKKDS; encoded by the coding sequence ATGACCTCCCTGCCCGCGGCCGAGCCGCACGTCACCTCTGCCCCGGCCCACCGCCGTCGCGCGGTCGCCGTCCTCGGCGCTGTGAGCGCCGGGCTGCTCGCCCTGTCGGCGTGCGACAAGCCGACGCCGGTCGTCACCATCACGGTGGGGACCGACTCGGTCAACTCCGAGGCGTCCTGCTACGACGAGGACAAGCCCCTCAAGGCGACCGAGATCCAGGACTGCCTTCAGGACGACAAGGACATCGAGTCGATCAGCGTCGACCCCGACGAGACCGTGCGCTTCGGGGTGGACAAGAAGATCGCGGACGAGGGCTGGGTCATCCTGCTGAACGGTCAGCCCGCGACCAACCCCAGCAAGAAGACGTACATGACCCTTCCGGGCAGCGCGTTCTTCAACCCGCAGCTCGGCATCAAGGGCGACGACATCACCATCAGCATCGCCGAGGGCAGCGGCAAGGACGTCCACGGCCTGTGGTCCTTCAAGCTCAAGAAGGACTCCTGA